The following proteins are encoded in a genomic region of Syngnathus acus chromosome 22, fSynAcu1.2, whole genome shotgun sequence:
- the id3 gene encoding DNA-binding protein inhibitor ID-3, producing the protein MKAISPVRSGRSCYKAVCCISEQSVAIGRTSKQQQQQQHACVEVPAGDMNDCYSRLAALVPSIPRNKTVSQVEILQHVIDYIFDLQIALEAEEAPRRLSKKTADLTRTFSKDEGRLCH; encoded by the exons ATGAAAGCCATCAGTCCCGTTCGCTCAGGAAGAAGCTGCTACAAGGCCGTGTGCTGCATTTCGGAGCAAAGCGTGGCGATCGGCCGGACGtcgaagcagcagcagcagcagcaacacgcGTGCGTGGAGGTGCCGGCGGGTGACATGAACGACTGCTACTCACGATTGGCAGCCCTGGTGCCGAGCATCCCCCGCAACAAGACGGTGAGCCAGGTGGAGATTCTGCAGCACGTCATTGACTACATCTTCGATCTACAAATCGCACTTGAGGCCGAAGAGGCTCCGAGGCGCTTGTCGAAAAAG ACTGCTGACCTGACCAGAACTTTCTCCAAAGATGAAGGGCGTTTGTGCCATTAG